Proteins encoded by one window of Rhodopirellula islandica:
- a CDS encoding DUF1501 domain-containing protein — MSITFHDQTGSNFGAWRSAPSGLCSAEVHLSRRRLLGAGSALVMSSLARRLTLAAEQQADSGKPPLSVILLWMEGGPSQLETFDPHPGTKFGGEVGDLATTAKDLRIADTMPRLAEQMHLCSLVRSVVGKEGDHERAIYAMKSGYRPDPTLEHPSIGSILCHADDAGADIPRHISILAGRSAATGGYLGPQFDAFKTGDPLEPVPDVRPRVDESRYQRRLNALTNVLEPQFTRGRIRDLQENRTLHLAGTQAARKMMSSDQLTAFDIKEEPQAELDAFGDHAFGRGCLAASRLVEVGVRCVEVTLSGWDSHINNHSLQSSAAGTLDAGLAALLKRLEERGLLESTLVVCGGEFGRTPQLNPAAGRDHWIHGFSTLLAGGGIRRGHVHGATGPEPDPDKPDAHVVAPVTIPDLHATILSTLGLDPTEELDTPIGRPMKRSEGQVIESVIA; from the coding sequence ATGAGTATCACGTTCCATGACCAAACCGGATCCAACTTTGGAGCGTGGCGTTCCGCGCCGAGTGGTTTGTGCAGTGCTGAGGTCCACCTCTCACGTCGACGACTGTTGGGTGCCGGATCCGCGTTGGTGATGTCATCGCTGGCACGTCGTTTGACATTGGCGGCCGAGCAACAAGCGGATTCTGGCAAGCCGCCCCTCAGTGTGATTCTGTTGTGGATGGAAGGCGGGCCAAGCCAATTGGAAACCTTCGACCCACATCCAGGAACCAAATTCGGTGGTGAGGTCGGCGACCTTGCAACCACAGCGAAGGATCTGCGGATCGCTGACACGATGCCGCGTTTGGCGGAGCAGATGCACCTGTGTTCTTTGGTCCGAAGCGTGGTTGGCAAGGAAGGCGATCATGAGCGCGCGATTTATGCGATGAAGTCGGGCTATCGGCCGGATCCCACGTTGGAACATCCCTCGATTGGAAGCATCCTGTGTCATGCGGATGACGCGGGGGCTGACATCCCGCGGCACATTTCGATTTTAGCTGGACGGTCTGCCGCGACGGGGGGATACCTCGGGCCGCAGTTCGATGCATTCAAAACTGGCGACCCTTTGGAGCCGGTTCCTGACGTCCGGCCGAGAGTTGATGAATCACGTTACCAACGTCGGCTCAATGCATTGACCAACGTTTTGGAACCCCAGTTCACACGGGGCCGAATTCGGGATTTGCAAGAGAATCGAACGTTGCATTTGGCAGGAACGCAAGCGGCTCGGAAAATGATGTCGAGTGATCAGTTGACCGCGTTTGATATCAAAGAAGAACCGCAAGCGGAGCTGGATGCCTTCGGTGATCATGCGTTTGGGCGGGGGTGCTTGGCTGCATCCCGGTTGGTGGAAGTCGGCGTTCGATGTGTGGAAGTGACGCTCAGCGGATGGGACAGCCATATCAACAACCACAGCCTGCAATCGAGTGCCGCGGGAACCTTGGACGCAGGCCTGGCGGCGCTCTTGAAACGACTGGAAGAACGCGGTCTGTTGGAATCCACGTTGGTCGTTTGCGGTGGTGAGTTTGGACGCACGCCGCAACTCAATCCGGCAGCAGGACGTGACCACTGGATTCACGGTTTCAGCACGTTGTTGGCTGGCGGTGGCATTCGCCGTGGTCATGTGCATGGTGCCACGGGGCCGGAGCCCGATCCCGACAAGCCAGATGCGCATGTTGTGGCCCCCGTCACGATCCCGGATCTTCATGCCACGATCCTGTCCACGTTGGGATTGGATCCGACAGAAGAGTTGGACACTCCAATTGGACGACCGATGAAACGCAGCGAAGGCCAGGTCATCGAATCGGTCATCGCATAG
- a CDS encoding DUF1553 domain-containing protein yields the protein MPSIEPTIDPSDESPDSFAENTLVTAELVTPPVVTAELVPRWKRTLASVRRWGVLLVLALLTFGFLSSGLSPDPSAIFDESDRDLHPVAQGDRQAETQARWMGAGSAEIDLASVEPVRLEASGRASVSGSTSQTADSEQVLISTILEEQWRSGLESRGLEAGPMADWLTVCRRLSLSLAGTGLSLEEIRSLQRLPEADRVATHRERLLLSDRFHHYWAERTARYLVGADEGPFIVYRGRRFRTWLANHYAMNTPYDELVRMLITAEGVWTDRPEVNFHTVTFDSGDDAPDPIRLAARTTRAFLGVRIDCLQCHDDFLGNVSLGDAAWVRPHTAAEAPVTETDASETESSWLLREGAQEDFHSLAAFFTAATSEGVQGLKDKRADYEYQYLYADETVPVEPNVPFRRDLLPPRPPQKSESDEQVDDEKDGTGEQDAAQQDLDSEPQVDDAIVGVEDAVTTGSGGESETSDLPRYMSDRERLAYWLTHPENKPAARAAVTRVWTLLFGRPPAIETEYGFQVGEVDNLPLDSPPSEMIDTLTEAFVDGGFDVRELIRLITNAPAFRVSSRADFDVTEQHELAMAVFPVTRLRSEQVAGATIQSGRVKTINRDSSFLVQLQQFGSLNDFLKRYGDLGEDEFTPQPVTITQRLVMLNGKLVSETASPNPILNASSHIEMFARNDQEVVRTLYLTVLNREPTEPELKHFTTRLTPESRNQSEPPTSRKQEITDLTWALLNSSEFAWNH from the coding sequence ATGCCTTCCATTGAACCCACGATCGACCCAAGCGACGAGTCCCCTGATTCTTTCGCTGAAAATACGCTCGTGACGGCCGAATTGGTGACTCCGCCGGTCGTCACGGCTGAACTCGTGCCGCGTTGGAAACGAACGCTGGCGTCTGTGCGACGCTGGGGGGTGTTGCTCGTTTTGGCGTTGTTGACGTTTGGATTCTTGTCCTCCGGATTGAGTCCGGATCCTTCGGCCATCTTTGACGAGAGCGATCGTGACCTCCATCCGGTGGCTCAAGGTGACCGCCAAGCAGAGACTCAAGCGAGATGGATGGGCGCTGGCTCGGCTGAGATCGATCTCGCTTCGGTCGAGCCTGTTCGATTGGAGGCGTCTGGGCGGGCCTCCGTGAGTGGCTCGACATCACAGACGGCAGATTCCGAACAAGTTTTGATCTCGACGATCCTCGAGGAGCAATGGCGGTCCGGACTGGAGTCACGCGGTTTGGAAGCTGGCCCGATGGCGGATTGGTTGACGGTTTGCCGTCGTCTTTCGTTGTCTTTGGCGGGGACCGGATTGTCACTGGAAGAGATTCGGTCGTTGCAACGATTGCCCGAGGCGGATCGTGTGGCGACGCATCGTGAACGCTTGCTACTGAGCGACCGGTTTCATCATTACTGGGCGGAACGAACGGCACGCTATCTGGTCGGTGCCGACGAAGGGCCATTCATCGTTTATCGCGGACGGCGATTTCGCACCTGGTTGGCCAATCATTACGCGATGAACACGCCCTACGACGAATTGGTGCGGATGTTGATCACTGCCGAAGGTGTTTGGACCGACCGACCGGAAGTCAACTTTCATACCGTCACGTTTGACAGCGGCGACGATGCTCCGGATCCCATTCGTTTGGCAGCCCGGACGACAAGGGCATTTTTGGGTGTGCGGATTGATTGTCTGCAATGCCACGATGACTTCTTGGGGAACGTCTCACTGGGGGACGCAGCTTGGGTCAGGCCCCACACGGCTGCCGAGGCACCCGTGACAGAAACCGATGCATCGGAAACGGAATCCAGTTGGTTGCTTCGCGAAGGGGCTCAAGAAGATTTCCATTCGCTGGCGGCGTTCTTCACGGCCGCGACGAGTGAAGGGGTGCAGGGACTGAAAGACAAACGAGCGGACTACGAGTACCAGTACTTGTATGCGGACGAGACGGTGCCGGTTGAGCCCAACGTCCCGTTCCGCCGAGATTTGTTGCCTCCGCGACCGCCGCAGAAGTCGGAGTCAGACGAGCAGGTTGATGACGAAAAAGATGGGACAGGGGAACAGGACGCCGCACAACAAGACTTGGATTCGGAGCCCCAAGTGGATGACGCCATCGTTGGGGTGGAGGATGCAGTCACGACGGGAAGCGGTGGCGAATCTGAAACCAGCGATCTGCCCAGGTACATGAGTGATCGGGAACGCTTGGCGTATTGGTTGACACACCCCGAGAACAAACCTGCGGCTCGGGCCGCCGTGACCCGGGTTTGGACCCTGTTGTTTGGGCGACCGCCGGCCATCGAAACCGAGTATGGATTTCAAGTGGGGGAGGTCGACAATTTGCCATTGGACTCGCCTCCTTCGGAGATGATCGACACCTTGACGGAGGCCTTCGTCGACGGCGGATTTGATGTCCGGGAACTGATTCGCTTGATCACGAATGCGCCGGCTTTTCGAGTGAGCAGTCGGGCGGACTTTGACGTCACAGAACAACATGAGTTGGCGATGGCCGTGTTCCCCGTGACTCGGTTGCGGAGCGAACAAGTCGCGGGGGCAACCATCCAATCTGGACGCGTCAAAACGATCAACCGTGATTCGTCTTTCTTGGTTCAGTTGCAGCAGTTCGGAAGTCTGAACGACTTTCTGAAGCGGTACGGCGATTTGGGTGAGGACGAGTTCACGCCGCAACCGGTCACCATCACGCAGCGGCTGGTGATGTTGAACGGGAAATTGGTCAGTGAAACGGCGTCACCGAACCCCATTTTGAACGCTTCATCGCACATCGAAATGTTCGCTCGAAACGACCAAGAAGTCGTGCGGACATTGTATTTGACGGTTTTGAATCGAGAGCCGACCGAGCCCGAGTTGAAACACTTCACCACTCGGCTCACCCCGGAGAGTCGCAATCAAAGCGAGCCGCCGACGTCACGGAAACAAGAGATCACGGATCTCACGTGGGCCTTGCTCAACAGCAGTGAGTTCGCCTGGAACCATTGA
- a CDS encoding class I SAM-dependent methyltransferase produces MNPVTDDPSNDFFFEAYDRENIAYGMQPSPELAAYLKQTASAESSRSARPQAIDLGAGAGRDTLALAAAGYDVTSVDVSERGLDRIRERAERANLSDRVKTLVCDVRELSMDADCYSAVIATTVLDHIPGTDAPAVWKKMCAALTSQGMLYTQVHTTEDPGSDQSPGKESDQPVSETAGAVINYFRPNQLVGWACEADSRLRVLRYEERLEWDTTHGAPHQHGKAVLLAVRQDFHPDWFGQPAAFPRSETS; encoded by the coding sequence GTGAATCCAGTCACCGATGACCCGTCCAACGACTTCTTCTTCGAAGCCTACGACCGCGAAAACATCGCCTATGGGATGCAACCGTCGCCGGAATTGGCGGCCTATCTGAAACAGACCGCCTCAGCGGAATCGTCACGATCCGCCCGCCCCCAAGCCATCGACCTGGGTGCCGGAGCCGGTCGAGACACGCTGGCACTGGCAGCGGCGGGTTACGACGTCACCTCGGTGGACGTCAGCGAACGTGGGCTGGACCGAATTCGCGAACGCGCCGAACGAGCGAACTTGTCCGACCGAGTCAAAACCCTGGTCTGCGACGTCCGCGAACTGTCCATGGACGCCGACTGCTATTCCGCGGTCATCGCCACCACGGTCCTGGACCACATTCCCGGCACCGATGCGCCCGCCGTCTGGAAGAAGATGTGCGCGGCGTTGACCTCCCAGGGCATGCTGTACACCCAGGTTCACACCACCGAAGATCCCGGCAGCGACCAATCACCGGGCAAGGAAAGCGACCAGCCTGTCAGCGAAACGGCAGGCGCCGTCATCAATTACTTTCGTCCCAACCAATTGGTCGGGTGGGCCTGCGAGGCCGACTCACGCCTGCGAGTCTTGCGGTATGAAGAACGGCTGGAGTGGGACACCACCCACGGCGCCCCGCACCAACATGGCAAGGCCGTCCTGCTCGCCGTCCGGCAAGATTTCCATCCCGATTGGTTCGGCCAACCGGCAGCATTCCCACGTTCGGAAACCAGTTGA
- a CDS encoding UTP--glucose-1-phosphate uridylyltransferase, which produces MSADQPSAQSQSPLSFAELKSRLEPFQQTQLLRFWDSLDSDEQSHLSHQIAQVDFAQLKTLVEGKDKSVDFAELASRASMPQAVASDGSGCDWTLEQAQQRGEEALRAGEIATVLVAGGQGTRLGFDQPKGMFPVGPVSDRTLFQFFADRLIAAGQKYGVDVPLYLMTSEATHDETRRYFEENDYLGLKPDQVTIFQQGTMPAVDASTGEVLLAEKGSLALSPDGHGGTLRALSQNGCLDEMQKNKRKHLFYFQVDNPLVGLCDPIFIGHHLLAGSEMTTQVIRKRYPTEKVGNVVEIDGQTQIIEYSDLPDSAAEMTNPDGSLKLWAGNIAVHLFDLNFLERMLQLDASLPIHRASKKVPHLDANGQLVSPDQPNATKFEQFIFDLLPHAKNTIVCEADPAEAFAPVKNANGAATDTPELARQAICDLHRRWLRSCGVSVDDSVQVEINPRFALDPSELGEKMSKLGQSEAEQTISSDRYFC; this is translated from the coding sequence ATGTCTGCCGACCAGCCATCTGCTCAAAGCCAATCGCCACTTTCATTCGCGGAACTGAAGTCACGCTTGGAACCATTCCAGCAGACTCAGTTGCTACGTTTTTGGGATTCCCTCGATTCCGACGAGCAGTCCCACCTGAGCCACCAGATCGCCCAAGTCGACTTCGCTCAACTCAAAACGTTGGTCGAAGGAAAGGACAAATCCGTCGACTTCGCTGAACTCGCCTCGCGGGCCTCGATGCCTCAAGCGGTCGCCAGTGACGGAAGTGGCTGCGATTGGACTCTAGAACAAGCCCAGCAGCGTGGCGAAGAAGCCTTGCGGGCCGGCGAGATCGCGACGGTGCTGGTCGCCGGTGGCCAAGGCACCCGCTTGGGATTTGATCAACCCAAAGGCATGTTTCCAGTGGGCCCAGTGAGCGACCGAACGCTGTTTCAGTTTTTCGCCGACCGCTTGATCGCAGCAGGTCAAAAGTATGGCGTCGACGTCCCGCTGTATCTGATGACCAGCGAAGCGACCCATGACGAAACACGTCGTTACTTCGAGGAAAACGACTACCTCGGCCTGAAACCCGACCAAGTCACGATTTTTCAGCAGGGCACAATGCCCGCCGTCGATGCGTCAACCGGCGAAGTGTTGTTGGCCGAGAAAGGTTCCCTGGCGCTCAGCCCCGACGGTCATGGCGGGACCCTGCGAGCACTGTCGCAAAACGGTTGCTTGGACGAGATGCAAAAGAACAAACGGAAGCATCTGTTCTACTTCCAAGTCGACAACCCGTTGGTCGGTTTGTGCGACCCGATCTTCATTGGGCACCACTTGTTGGCAGGCAGCGAGATGACCACCCAAGTCATCCGCAAACGTTACCCGACCGAAAAAGTCGGCAATGTGGTCGAGATCGATGGGCAGACCCAGATCATCGAGTACAGCGATTTGCCCGACTCAGCCGCCGAGATGACCAACCCCGATGGCAGCCTGAAACTCTGGGCCGGCAACATCGCGGTGCACCTGTTCGACCTGAACTTCCTCGAACGGATGCTGCAACTTGACGCGTCCTTGCCGATCCACCGAGCCAGCAAAAAGGTGCCTCATCTCGACGCAAACGGGCAATTGGTGAGCCCCGACCAACCCAACGCCACCAAGTTTGAACAATTCATTTTTGACCTGCTTCCGCATGCGAAAAACACGATCGTTTGCGAGGCAGATCCCGCGGAGGCCTTTGCACCGGTGAAGAATGCCAACGGCGCGGCAACGGACACCCCGGAATTGGCTCGCCAGGCAATTTGCGATTTGCACCGGCGTTGGCTGCGTTCCTGTGGCGTCAGCGTGGACGATTCGGTCCAGGTCGAAATCAACCCACGATTTGCCTTGGATCCCTCCGAACTCGGCGAAAAGATGAGCAAATTGGGACAATCCGAGGCAGAGCAAACGATCTCATCCGATCGATATTTTTGCTAA
- a CDS encoding HlyD family secretion protein, whose translation MRSSQSSPRRQNVVAERSRVRSARHLLSHSRGCHSQGMAAADSANPPRTGGILIGLLICLVLLGVGGYFGYQRYVAQQSQISIDDLIVTKTTKAAFDHTVIEQGEIESSSNTEIVCQIETRGGSGTSILWVIDEGSRVRKGDKLVELDSSNLEVELKEDRIQVITAEANVATASALVEQAKIAREEYLEGVFKTDEKTIQSEIAVAEQELRKAQLAIGSTERLVAKGLVKSLQLEADKFALANARNQLESAEARLKVLQNLTRRKMLVQFDSDIDAAEATLSAARAELLSEQQELAEVEQQIEHCVIYAPTDGVVVHANKYSSRGGNAEFVVEAGAQVRERQAIIELPDPTRMQVRCKVNESRITLLKKGMPAKIRLDALPDVVLKGRVTKVNRYAEPGSWFSSSVKEYATTIEIIDPPEIIRTGMTTAVEVFIQQIPEATQVPIQGLYEHGGNMYSLVQTGPMAFETRQVEVGAINDTMGHILSGLEPGEQVILNLREHLNLLDLPEIIAEDNSEMRDIRETAPAGTEAASDSEAKPEGRPGAGPPGGGRPGGGPPGGRKPGAGKPGGNGGNRGPAGNAESLHRSRPNQLSSTEATVDGVAASDSTLEEPAAILEADTPSLSEVTDTPPVAS comes from the coding sequence ATGCGATCATCCCAATCCAGCCCACGACGGCAGAATGTCGTTGCGGAGCGAAGTCGCGTTCGTTCGGCTCGCCATCTCCTTTCACATTCCCGCGGTTGCCATTCCCAGGGGATGGCAGCGGCCGATTCAGCCAATCCGCCACGGACCGGCGGGATCCTGATCGGATTGTTGATCTGCTTGGTCCTGCTCGGAGTGGGCGGTTACTTCGGGTACCAGCGATACGTCGCCCAGCAATCACAGATCAGCATTGATGATTTGATTGTCACCAAGACCACCAAAGCCGCTTTCGATCACACCGTCATCGAGCAAGGAGAAATCGAGAGCAGCAGCAACACCGAAATCGTCTGCCAGATTGAAACGCGTGGTGGTTCGGGAACCTCGATTCTGTGGGTCATCGACGAAGGTTCGCGAGTCCGCAAGGGCGACAAACTGGTCGAACTGGACTCCTCCAACCTGGAAGTCGAACTGAAAGAAGATCGCATCCAGGTGATCACGGCGGAGGCCAATGTGGCGACCGCATCGGCACTGGTGGAGCAAGCCAAGATCGCTCGGGAAGAATACCTGGAAGGGGTCTTCAAGACCGACGAGAAAACGATTCAAAGTGAAATTGCGGTCGCAGAACAAGAGCTCCGCAAAGCTCAATTGGCCATCGGCAGTACCGAACGCTTGGTCGCCAAAGGTCTGGTCAAATCACTGCAACTCGAAGCCGACAAGTTCGCACTCGCCAACGCTCGCAACCAATTGGAATCGGCCGAAGCCCGCTTGAAGGTTCTGCAAAACCTGACTCGCCGAAAGATGTTGGTCCAGTTCGACAGCGACATTGATGCCGCCGAAGCCACCCTCTCAGCCGCTCGTGCGGAACTGCTCTCGGAGCAACAGGAACTGGCCGAAGTCGAGCAACAAATCGAACACTGTGTGATCTATGCCCCAACCGATGGCGTGGTCGTTCACGCGAACAAATACAGCTCACGCGGTGGCAACGCTGAATTCGTTGTCGAGGCCGGGGCCCAAGTTCGTGAACGCCAAGCCATCATTGAACTTCCCGATCCCACACGCATGCAGGTTCGCTGCAAGGTCAACGAATCACGGATCACCCTGCTCAAAAAAGGCATGCCGGCGAAGATTCGTTTGGACGCCTTGCCCGATGTCGTTCTCAAAGGTCGCGTCACCAAGGTGAACCGTTACGCCGAACCAGGTAGCTGGTTCAGTTCTTCCGTCAAAGAGTACGCCACCACCATCGAAATCATCGACCCACCGGAAATCATCCGCACCGGCATGACGACCGCCGTCGAAGTCTTCATCCAACAAATTCCGGAGGCGACTCAAGTGCCGATCCAGGGATTGTACGAACACGGCGGCAACATGTACTCGCTCGTGCAAACCGGCCCCATGGCCTTTGAAACTCGACAAGTCGAGGTGGGTGCCATCAATGACACAATGGGCCACATCCTGTCGGGATTGGAACCGGGTGAACAAGTCATCTTGAACTTGCGAGAGCATTTGAACCTGTTGGACCTGCCGGAAATCATCGCCGAGGACAACAGCGAAATGCGAGACATTCGCGAAACCGCACCAGCCGGCACAGAAGCGGCATCCGATTCGGAAGCCAAACCTGAAGGCCGCCCCGGCGCTGGACCTCCTGGTGGAGGACGTCCCGGTGGAGGACCTCCCGGTGGCAGAAAACCTGGTGCGGGCAAACCTGGCGGCAATGGTGGCAACCGGGGCCCAGCAGGCAACGCAGAAAGCCTCCACCGCTCCCGTCCGAACCAACTATCCTCGACGGAGGCTACCGTCGATGGTGTGGCAGCCTCCGACTCGACCTTGGAAGAGCCAGCAGCGATTCTTGAAGCTGACACACCGTCACTCAGCGAGGTCACTGACACTCCCCCGGTCGCATCATGA
- a CDS encoding ABC transporter ATP-binding protein produces the protein MSVPNAYDSQTPVASSSGTALASNKESESGANGKRLATSIKKLTKEYVLKSETVRALRGVSFDVPEGDFVAIMGPSGSGKSTLLNLLGCLDQPTSGHLMLGDDDIGTMTDDELADIRSRRIGFVFQSYNLIQQLSVVENIQVPLYYQGKLGPEQHKHVVELAGRVGLGDRLDHRPNQLSGGQQQRVAIARSLVNDPFFILADEPTGNLDSVTTEEILTLFDVLNSEGRTIILVTHEDDVADRAKRVVRLKDGMLHSDELVPESQRKKAREAQRSAAQAILAKQGLES, from the coding sequence ATGAGCGTCCCAAACGCCTATGACTCTCAGACACCGGTTGCATCTTCGAGCGGCACTGCCTTGGCATCAAACAAAGAATCCGAATCGGGCGCAAACGGAAAGCGTCTTGCGACCAGCATCAAGAAACTGACGAAGGAATACGTTCTCAAGAGCGAGACCGTGCGAGCACTTCGCGGCGTTTCCTTTGATGTTCCGGAAGGTGACTTCGTTGCCATCATGGGACCCTCGGGAAGCGGCAAAAGTACACTCTTGAATCTGCTGGGATGCTTGGACCAACCGACCTCGGGCCACCTGATGCTGGGCGACGACGACATCGGAACCATGACCGATGACGAGTTGGCTGATATCCGAAGTCGCCGCATCGGGTTTGTGTTTCAGTCCTACAACCTGATCCAACAACTCAGCGTCGTTGAGAACATTCAGGTGCCGCTCTACTACCAAGGCAAACTTGGCCCGGAGCAACACAAGCATGTGGTCGAACTGGCTGGACGCGTGGGCCTGGGCGACCGCCTCGATCACCGCCCCAATCAACTCTCTGGTGGACAACAACAACGCGTCGCGATCGCTCGCTCGTTGGTCAACGATCCGTTCTTCATCCTTGCGGACGAACCAACAGGAAACCTGGATTCGGTCACCACCGAAGAAATCCTGACGCTCTTCGATGTGCTCAACAGCGAAGGCCGAACCATCATTCTGGTGACTCACGAAGACGATGTGGCGGACCGCGCCAAACGAGTCGTGCGACTCAAAGACGGCATGTTGCATAGCGATGAATTGGTTCCTGAATCGCAACGCAAAAAAGCTCGTGAAGCACAGCGTTCCGCTGCCCAAGCCATCCTTGCGAAACAAGGGCTCGAATCATGA
- a CDS encoding ABC transporter permease has product MMWLRTFSLGVKSLTLHPLRTGLTMLGILIGVWAVIVLTAISQGASDQVQKQIESLGATTIIVRTVKPPEEKLAESSASKYGLLRSELDQIISTLPTIQKAVPIREIRRQFTYRDKLCDGRLVGSTPGYATVNQLKIRERGGRFLTDADGMTNENVCVIATGVVERLFPYEEPIGKRIYIPEHTDYYRVVGVLEARNPSAAIGGSLDSQDFSKDIYIPMQTMQKRIGDTIVTRRSGQFQIEMMELNQITLQVEKVSQVRTTAAVIQNILAPKHADVGDIAVVVPLELLEQARNLRLMFLGIGILIACISLLVGGIGIMNIMLASVTERTREIGIRRALGAKRADIVRQFLVETIVLSFAGAFLGILLGFAGPPMYRLFMGLVARGFPEQFEALPSAIRDSQPAIVYETIPLAVIIAVLVGLVSGLYPAIRAARMNPIEALRHE; this is encoded by the coding sequence ATGATGTGGCTCCGTACCTTTTCGCTGGGCGTCAAAAGCCTGACCCTGCACCCGCTGCGAACCGGGCTGACGATGCTGGGCATCCTGATTGGTGTGTGGGCCGTGATCGTGCTGACCGCGATCAGCCAAGGCGCCAGCGACCAAGTCCAAAAGCAAATTGAATCACTCGGCGCAACGACGATCATCGTGCGAACGGTCAAACCACCGGAAGAAAAGCTCGCGGAAAGCTCCGCCTCGAAATACGGGCTGTTGCGTTCCGAACTCGACCAAATCATTTCGACTCTGCCAACGATTCAAAAGGCAGTTCCGATTCGTGAGATCCGTCGCCAGTTCACCTATCGAGACAAACTGTGTGATGGCCGTTTGGTGGGTAGCACGCCTGGCTATGCCACCGTCAATCAACTCAAGATTCGCGAACGTGGCGGACGGTTCCTGACCGACGCCGACGGGATGACCAACGAAAATGTCTGCGTCATCGCAACCGGCGTGGTCGAACGTTTGTTCCCCTATGAAGAACCCATCGGCAAGCGAATCTATATCCCCGAGCACACGGATTACTACCGAGTGGTGGGCGTCCTGGAAGCTCGCAACCCATCCGCCGCCATCGGTGGATCCTTGGATTCGCAGGACTTTTCCAAAGACATTTACATCCCGATGCAGACGATGCAAAAGCGCATCGGCGACACAATCGTGACGCGGCGAAGCGGCCAATTTCAAATCGAAATGATGGAGCTGAACCAAATCACACTGCAGGTGGAAAAGGTCTCGCAAGTCCGAACCACCGCCGCTGTGATCCAAAACATCTTGGCCCCCAAACACGCGGATGTCGGTGACATCGCCGTCGTGGTCCCGCTGGAATTGCTCGAACAAGCCCGCAACTTGCGTTTGATGTTCCTGGGCATTGGGATCTTGATCGCCTGCATTTCTCTGCTGGTGGGTGGCATCGGAATCATGAACATCATGTTGGCCAGCGTCACCGAACGCACGCGAGAGATCGGGATTCGACGTGCCCTGGGTGCGAAACGGGCCGACATCGTCCGACAATTTTTGGTCGAAACCATTGTCCTCAGCTTTGCCGGTGCCTTTCTGGGGATTTTATTGGGCTTCGCCGGCCCACCGATGTACCGATTGTTCATGGGATTGGTTGCCAGAGGGTTCCCGGAACAGTTCGAAGCCCTCCCCAGTGCAATTCGCGATTCGCAACCAGCGATCGTTTACGAAACCATTCCTTTGGCGGTGATCATCGCTGTCTTGGTGGGTTTGGTCAGCGGGTTGTACCCCGCGATTCGCGCCGCCCGGATGAATCCCATCGAAGCCCTGCGGCACGAATAA